A window of Firmicutes bacterium HGW-Firmicutes-1 contains these coding sequences:
- a CDS encoding DNA topoisomerase III produces the protein MNKILVLAEKPSVGRDLARVLKCSKKGNGYLEGDSYIVTWALGHLVTLADPEKYDVKYKSWQMEDLPMLPANLKLDVIAKTSKQFHAVKAQMLRLDVKDIIIATDAGREGELVARWIIEKAAVKKPIKRLWISSVTDQAIRNGFNSLKPGAQYNNLYSAAVARAEADWYVGLNATRALTCKYNAQLSCGRVQTPTLAIIAGREREIQNFKPVDYYGITAAVNGFTLTWHDAQTNEARSFDKAKCERILKETDHHKCEVVSMTKTPKKTYSPKLYDLTELQRDANKFFGFSAKDTLSIMQALYERHKVLTYPRTDSRYITTDLVPTLKDRLKACSIGNYAKFTRKLLLSPIMGNSSFVDNSKVSDHHAIIPTEETVLLSNLSDKEFKIYDLVVKRFLAVLYPPFEFTAVTIKSKIGKEFFFAKGKIVQEDGWKAVYGNTVEDEGDGTDQRLPEVKQGDVLPLVSLEMTHGKTKPPSPFNEATLLTAMESPAKYANSQNSELMKTLGETGGLGTVATRADIIEKLFDSFLIEKRNNTIYMTSKGFQLLELVPEELKSPLLTAKWEQNLGYISKGTLNKNTFIDEMKAYTQKIVLDIKNSTDQFKHNNLTGNKCPECGKFMLEVNGKKGKMLVCQDRDCGYRKSEVIVTNARCPNCHKKLELRGSGEGQIFFCKCGHKEKLTAFNERRKGSNQNVSKTDVSKYLNQQNKKEEPIVNSAFADLLNKLK, from the coding sequence ATGAATAAAATATTAGTACTAGCTGAAAAACCTTCCGTTGGAAGAGATCTCGCGAGGGTTCTTAAATGCTCAAAGAAAGGAAATGGTTACTTAGAAGGAGACTCCTACATCGTTACTTGGGCCTTAGGTCATCTTGTTACTTTAGCAGATCCTGAAAAATACGATGTCAAATATAAATCCTGGCAGATGGAAGATTTGCCTATGTTACCCGCGAACTTAAAGCTTGATGTGATTGCAAAAACGAGCAAGCAATTTCATGCTGTAAAAGCACAAATGCTAAGATTAGATGTTAAGGATATCATCATTGCTACAGATGCAGGACGTGAGGGCGAACTTGTTGCAAGATGGATTATAGAAAAAGCAGCTGTCAAAAAGCCTATCAAACGATTATGGATATCTTCAGTTACGGATCAAGCCATTCGGAATGGATTTAATTCCCTTAAACCAGGAGCTCAATATAATAATCTTTATAGTGCTGCAGTAGCTCGAGCTGAAGCAGACTGGTATGTTGGTTTGAATGCAACTAGGGCATTAACGTGTAAATACAATGCTCAACTTTCTTGTGGTAGAGTGCAAACTCCTACTCTTGCCATAATTGCTGGCAGAGAAAGAGAAATACAGAATTTTAAACCTGTAGATTATTATGGTATAACTGCTGCTGTGAATGGTTTCACACTTACTTGGCATGATGCTCAAACCAACGAAGCAAGAAGCTTTGATAAAGCCAAATGCGAAAGAATATTAAAAGAGACAGATCATCATAAATGCGAAGTTGTCTCAATGACAAAAACTCCAAAAAAAACTTACTCACCAAAGCTATATGATCTTACTGAACTTCAAAGGGATGCCAATAAATTTTTTGGTTTTTCTGCAAAAGATACCTTATCAATTATGCAAGCCTTATATGAAAGACACAAAGTATTAACCTACCCAAGAACAGACTCAAGGTACATTACTACCGATCTAGTTCCTACTCTAAAAGATCGCTTAAAAGCATGCTCTATCGGTAATTATGCAAAATTCACAAGAAAACTTTTATTATCACCAATCATGGGAAACAGCTCATTTGTAGACAATAGTAAGGTATCAGATCATCATGCAATTATTCCAACTGAAGAAACAGTATTGCTCTCTAATTTATCAGACAAAGAGTTTAAAATATATGACCTCGTTGTCAAACGTTTTCTTGCTGTTCTATATCCACCTTTTGAATTTACTGCAGTTACTATAAAAAGCAAAATTGGAAAAGAGTTCTTCTTTGCCAAAGGAAAAATTGTTCAAGAAGACGGTTGGAAAGCAGTATACGGTAACACCGTTGAAGATGAAGGAGATGGAACTGACCAACGTTTGCCAGAAGTAAAGCAAGGCGACGTTTTGCCTTTGGTTTCTCTTGAAATGACTCATGGAAAAACAAAACCACCTTCCCCTTTTAATGAAGCAACCTTACTTACTGCTATGGAAAGCCCTGCAAAATATGCCAATAGTCAAAATTCCGAGTTGATGAAAACCCTAGGTGAAACTGGAGGTCTTGGTACTGTTGCGACCCGTGCAGATATTATTGAAAAGTTGTTCGATAGTTTCCTAATTGAAAAAAGGAATAATACAATTTATATGACTTCTAAAGGTTTTCAGCTACTTGAACTAGTACCTGAAGAACTTAAGTCGCCATTGCTCACAGCAAAATGGGAGCAAAACTTAGGATATATTTCAAAAGGCACCTTAAATAAAAATACATTTATCGATGAAATGAAAGCATATACACAAAAGATTGTACTGGACATTAAGAACAGCACTGATCAATTTAAACACAATAATTTAACTGGTAACAAATGCCCAGAATGCGGAAAATTTATGCTCGAGGTGAATGGTAAGAAGGGAAAAATGCTGGTATGCCAAGACAGAGATTGTGGTTATAGAAAAAGTGAAGTTATTGTCACAAATGCAAGATGCCCTAATTGTCATAAAAAGCTTGAGTTACGTGGCTCCGGAGAAGGACAAATATTTTTCTGTAAATGTGGCCACAAAGAAAAGCTTACTGCTTTTAATGAGCGCAGAAAAGGAAGCAATCAGAATGTTTCTAAAACCGATGTTTCTAAGTATCTTAATCAACAGAATAAGAAGGAAGAACCTATTGTTAATTCTGCGTTTGCGGACTTATTGAATAAATTGAAATGA
- a CDS encoding pyridoxal 5'-phosphate synthase lyase subunit PdxS, translating into MNERYKLNKNLAQMLKGGVIMDVVNREQAIIAEKAGAVAVMALERVPSDIRRDGGVARMSDPKMIKEIMEAVSIPVMAKVRIGHFVEAQILESLGVDYIDESEVLTPADDLYHIDKASCEVPFVCGAKNLGEALRRIGEGASMIRTKGEAGTGNVVEAVRHMRTINTEIRQLQGLPVEELMTYAKNLCAPYELVKQIAETGKLPVVNFAAGGIATPADAALMMQLGCDGVFVGSGIFKSNNPEKRAQAIVKAVTYYNDPKILAEVSEDLGEAMVGLEIDNLENQFAKRGW; encoded by the coding sequence ATGAATGAAAGATATAAATTAAATAAGAATCTTGCTCAGATGTTAAAAGGTGGGGTTATTATGGATGTCGTTAATAGAGAACAAGCAATCATTGCTGAGAAGGCAGGAGCTGTTGCAGTTATGGCTTTAGAGAGAGTTCCTTCTGATATTAGAAGAGATGGAGGGGTCGCTAGGATGTCTGATCCTAAAATGATAAAAGAGATCATGGAGGCCGTTAGTATTCCTGTTATGGCTAAAGTAAGAATTGGTCATTTTGTTGAAGCGCAAATATTAGAAAGCTTAGGTGTGGATTATATCGATGAAAGCGAGGTGCTCACGCCTGCTGATGATTTGTATCATATTGATAAGGCTAGCTGTGAGGTTCCTTTTGTTTGTGGTGCTAAAAACTTAGGTGAGGCTCTTAGACGAATTGGTGAAGGTGCTTCCATGATTAGAACAAAAGGCGAAGCTGGGACTGGTAATGTTGTTGAAGCTGTTCGTCATATGAGAACCATTAATACGGAAATTAGACAGCTTCAAGGTTTACCTGTAGAAGAGCTCATGACTTATGCTAAAAATTTATGTGCTCCTTATGAGCTTGTAAAGCAGATTGCAGAAACTGGTAAGCTGCCAGTAGTAAATTTTGCAGCTGGAGGTATTGCTACTCCAGCAGATGCAGCACTCATGATGCAGTTAGGATGTGACGGAGTATTTGTTGGCTCTGGCATATTCAAGTCTAATAATCCAGAAAAGCGTGCGCAAGCCATTGTTAAGGCCGTTACTTATTATAATGATCCTAAAATTCTTGCAGAGGTTTCAGAAGATTTAGGAGAAGCCATGGTGGGTCTTGAAATTGATAACCTTGAGAATCAATTTGCAAAAAGAGGATGGTAA
- a CDS encoding pyridoxal 5'-phosphate synthase glutaminase subunit PdxT, producing MKIGILALQGSVIEHIQMFHEISGVEAFPLKYEEELEQVDGIVIPGGESTTIRKLLIDFHLLEPLQERIKNGLPVWGTCAGLIILAKTVDGLKNPSIGTMDICAHRNAYGRQKDSFIVEAMIPQISEGPVPLIFIRAPYISEVGPHVEILKIVHNHIVAAREKNMLVTAFHPELTQNLSTHKYFLSMINNK from the coding sequence ATGAAAATAGGAATTTTGGCGCTTCAAGGTTCCGTTATTGAGCATATTCAAATGTTTCATGAAATAAGTGGCGTTGAAGCATTCCCCTTGAAATATGAAGAAGAATTAGAGCAAGTTGATGGCATTGTAATACCTGGTGGAGAAAGTACTACGATTAGAAAGCTCTTAATAGACTTCCATCTTTTAGAACCACTTCAAGAAAGAATAAAGAATGGATTACCTGTATGGGGAACATGTGCTGGCTTGATTATTCTGGCAAAAACTGTTGATGGGTTGAAGAATCCATCAATTGGCACAATGGATATATGTGCTCATCGAAATGCATATGGCAGGCAGAAGGATAGTTTTATTGTGGAGGCAATGATACCTCAAATAAGTGAGGGTCCAGTTCCACTTATATTTATAAGAGCACCCTATATTTCAGAGGTTGGTCCTCATGTTGAAATACTTAAAATAGTTCATAATCATATTGTAGCAGCTAGGGAAAAAAATATGTTGGTAACAGCTTTTCATCCTGAACTAACACAAAATCTATCAACACATAAATATTTTTTATCTATGATCAATAACAAATAA